A single Pseudomonas sp. DC1.2 DNA region contains:
- a CDS encoding contact-dependent growth inhibition system immunity protein: MSDVVKTAWADAKINKDFISVKTFSGYRSSQADPQGVEHFFSPDAADKELGFAVLDALAHSRFVLPEPRKDVWIHPEATFDMELYDYNLTNQRYDQWVGSTLERYGYKTKRALFKGMKKCSIESKRGQITIRPSHHEKLEAWSGKGLSESDYVIVPCGSSPSDVGAALRLAFSRCT; the protein is encoded by the coding sequence ATGAGTGATGTCGTAAAAACAGCTTGGGCAGATGCGAAAATAAATAAGGATTTTATTTCCGTAAAAACTTTTTCTGGCTATCGAAGTAGCCAAGCGGATCCGCAAGGTGTGGAGCATTTTTTCAGCCCTGACGCTGCCGATAAAGAGCTAGGCTTTGCTGTGCTTGACGCCTTGGCTCATAGCCGATTTGTGCTTCCCGAGCCGCGAAAGGATGTTTGGATTCATCCTGAAGCTACTTTTGATATGGAGTTATACGACTACAACTTGACCAATCAACGATATGATCAATGGGTTGGCAGTACTTTGGAGCGCTATGGCTACAAGACTAAGCGTGCATTATTTAAAGGTATGAAAAAATGCAGTATTGAAAGTAAGAGGGGGCAGATAACTATTCGTCCTAGTCATCACGAAAAGCTAGAAGCCTGGAGTGGTAAGGGGCTAAGTGAGAGTGACTATGTCATTGTCCCCTGCGGTAGTAGTCCTTCCGATGTAGGTGCGGCCTTACGCTTGGCTTTTAGTCGGTGCACCTAA
- a CDS encoding helix-turn-helix domain-containing protein has product MSFSQRIVELRKKLGMTQQALSAATEIHVQQIKRYEAGSSLPTADALKKLAIALHVTSDFLLFETDERGPDDRLRYQFEAISRMPMEEQELVRGLLDAVIVKHQVAGAIARAAGPATKGKE; this is encoded by the coding sequence ATGAGCTTTTCCCAACGCATCGTCGAGCTACGCAAAAAGCTCGGCATGACACAACAAGCCCTCTCGGCGGCAACAGAAATTCATGTGCAGCAGATAAAGCGCTACGAGGCTGGTAGCTCCTTGCCCACAGCCGATGCACTGAAAAAGCTGGCTATCGCACTGCACGTAACATCGGATTTTTTACTATTCGAAACCGACGAGCGTGGGCCGGATGATCGCCTGCGCTACCAGTTCGAAGCGATTTCACGCATGCCCATGGAAGAGCAAGAACTGGTACGGGGCCTGCTCGATGCGGTGATTGTGAAACACCAGGTAGCCGGGGCCATTGCCCGTGCGGCAGGGCCAGCGACTAAAGGGAAGGAATAA
- a CDS encoding ribonuclease domain-containing protein, whose amino-acid sequence MKADPYHPDWQRYVGNEPRAVGADVVSGDAKYTTRFIDGIEVVDQKTGQIFKGTVDLGPTLDRIKSGGSFPHRNDGSVFQNRALDLPQKPAGYYTEYVHPTPGIAGPGPQRIVVGKGGEMYYTADHYKTFIPVKN is encoded by the coding sequence ATGAAGGCTGATCCTTACCATCCGGATTGGCAGCGTTACGTGGGTAATGAACCGAGAGCGGTTGGAGCGGATGTTGTTAGCGGTGATGCAAAATACACCACTCGATTTATTGATGGCATCGAGGTAGTTGATCAAAAAACTGGGCAAATTTTCAAAGGCACAGTTGATCTTGGTCCAACCTTAGATAGGATTAAGTCAGGAGGATCCTTCCCTCATCGAAATGATGGCTCTGTGTTCCAGAATCGTGCATTGGATCTGCCGCAGAAACCAGCCGGTTACTACACTGAGTATGTCCATCCTACGCCGGGTATTGCAGGGCCTGGGCCTCAGCGAATAGTCGTAGGGAAAGGCGGCGAAATGTATTACACCGCCGACCACTACAAAACCTTCATCCCAGTAAAAAATTGA
- the imm40 gene encoding Imm40 family immunity protein, with translation MSIIWSEQIDSILSRGISLDHLGVRNWALSRDDALHAIYELEAFGVAILGGDVYQLVGEKAEQTYDSWYCDQGPDESDTVFFKRSSDKAKSYIFSYLMPEGLFALVPKI, from the coding sequence ATGAGTATTATATGGTCGGAGCAAATTGATTCTATTCTAAGTAGAGGTATATCCCTAGATCATTTGGGGGTGCGGAACTGGGCCCTAAGTCGTGATGACGCTTTACATGCTATTTATGAGCTCGAGGCTTTCGGAGTCGCGATTCTTGGAGGAGATGTATATCAATTGGTTGGCGAGAAAGCTGAGCAGACGTACGACAGTTGGTACTGCGACCAAGGCCCCGATGAGTCTGATACTGTTTTTTTTAAGCGCAGTTCAGATAAGGCAAAGAGTTACATTTTTAGCTACTTAATGCCGGAGGGGCTTTTTGCGCTAGTGCCTAAAATTTGA
- a CDS encoding helix-turn-helix transcriptional regulator produces MSFSQRIVELRKKLGMTQQALSAATEIHVQQIKRYEAGSSLPTADALKKLAIALHVTSDFLLFETDERGPDDRLRYQFEAISRMPMEEQELVRGLLDAVIVKHQVAGAIARAAGPTTKGKDQAGG; encoded by the coding sequence ATGAGCTTTTCCCAACGCATCGTCGAGCTACGCAAAAAGCTCGGCATGACACAACAAGCCCTCTCGGCGGCAACAGAAATTCATGTGCAGCAGATAAAGCGCTACGAGGCTGGTAGCTCCTTGCCCACAGCCGATGCACTGAAAAAGCTGGCTATCGCACTGCACGTAACATCGGATTTTTTACTATTCGAAACCGACGAGCGTGGGCCGGATGATCGCCTGCGCTACCAGTTCGAAGCGATTTCACGCATGCCCATGGAAGAGCAAGAACTGGTACGGGGCCTGCTCGATGCGGTGATTGTGAAACACCAGGTAGCCGGGGCCATTGCCCGTGCAGCAGGGCCAACGACTAAAGGGAAGGATCAAGCAGGCGGCTAA
- the xerC gene encoding site-specific tyrosine recombinase XerC, translated as MPKKGESKKLRVSEQIIGPLGDPGSLYFQMKQFLQYQRERSYSERTVGNREHLLIAFIRWCDERGLTRPQEITRPILERYQRHLFLYRKADGEALSARSQTVRITPIRVWFKWLTKTNRILYNPASDLDLPRMEQRLPKHILSSDEAERILNVPDVQTPTGIRDRAMLETLYSTGMRRMELIDLSWSAIDYERGTVMIRQGKGKKDRMIPIGERALAWITKYRDDVRPQFAMAQDDGTLFLTQQGEVFSPNRLSQLVREHIDKANIGKRGSCHLFRHTMATLMLENGADIRFIQAMLGHVSLNTTQIYTQVSIRALKEIHTATHPARLQRQHSASETTTETLPDDPVEALLTALDAEADEESELA; from the coding sequence ATGCCGAAAAAAGGCGAGAGCAAAAAACTGCGTGTGTCGGAACAAATCATTGGCCCGCTGGGCGATCCCGGCAGCCTGTATTTTCAGATGAAACAGTTCCTGCAATACCAGCGCGAGCGCAGCTATTCAGAACGCACCGTGGGCAACCGCGAACACCTGCTGATTGCGTTTATCCGCTGGTGTGACGAACGGGGTCTGACCCGGCCACAAGAAATTACCCGACCCATTTTAGAGCGTTACCAGCGGCATCTTTTTTTATATCGAAAAGCTGACGGCGAAGCGCTGTCAGCGCGCAGCCAAACGGTGCGCATCACGCCGATTCGGGTCTGGTTCAAGTGGCTGACCAAAACCAACCGTATCCTTTACAACCCGGCTTCTGACCTCGATCTACCGAGGATGGAACAGCGTTTGCCGAAACATATCCTCAGCAGCGACGAAGCCGAACGCATCCTCAATGTGCCAGATGTCCAAACCCCGACCGGCATCCGCGACCGGGCCATGCTGGAAACCCTCTACAGCACCGGCATGCGCCGCATGGAGTTGATCGACCTGAGCTGGAGCGCCATCGACTACGAGCGCGGCACGGTGATGATTCGCCAGGGCAAGGGCAAAAAAGACCGGATGATTCCCATCGGCGAGCGTGCCTTGGCCTGGATCACCAAATACCGCGACGACGTCCGGCCTCAGTTCGCGATGGCCCAGGACGACGGGACGTTGTTTCTGACCCAGCAGGGTGAAGTGTTCAGCCCCAACCGCCTGAGCCAATTGGTGCGCGAGCACATCGATAAAGCCAACATCGGTAAGCGTGGCAGTTGCCACCTGTTCCGCCACACCATGGCCACGTTGATGCTGGAGAACGGCGCCGATATTCGTTTCATCCAGGCCATGCTCGGGCATGTCAGCCTGAACACCACGCAGATTTACACCCAGGTCAGCATCCGAGCGCTCAAGGAAATTCACACCGCGACCCATCCGGCACGCTTGCAACGGCAACATTCGGCCAGTGAAACCACGACTGAAACCTTGCCAGATGATCCCGTCGAAGCCCTGTTGACGGCCTTGGACGCCGAAGCGGATGAAGAAAGCGAGTTGGCCTGA
- a CDS encoding helix-turn-helix domain-containing protein, whose amino-acid sequence MSITSEERAFFIALGERIARLRKEHGITQTQLAERLGVSQQTIQAYESGKRRIQVAALPELARLLATTLKELFGQQQETTVRKRGPAPKWQQQLEAIDQLPKSQQKFVAQMLDALIAQATTKASSEGREVLQ is encoded by the coding sequence ATGAGCATCACCAGCGAAGAACGTGCATTTTTCATTGCCCTGGGCGAACGCATTGCCCGCCTGCGCAAAGAACACGGCATCACCCAAACACAACTGGCTGAACGGCTGGGCGTGTCCCAGCAGACCATCCAAGCCTATGAGTCCGGTAAACGGCGTATCCAGGTAGCGGCGTTGCCTGAACTGGCCCGACTGCTTGCAACCACACTCAAAGAGCTGTTTGGTCAGCAGCAGGAAACCACTGTGCGTAAGCGTGGCCCTGCTCCGAAATGGCAACAGCAACTGGAAGCCATCGACCAGCTACCTAAGAGCCAGCAGAAATTTGTTGCGCAGATGCTCGATGCCTTGATCGCTCAGGCCACGACCAAAGCGAGCAGCGAAGGAAGGGAGGTTTTGCAGTAA
- a CDS encoding epoxide hydrolase: MPIRPFTLAVTDAQLSDLHQRLRNSRFPDALKPDSWEDGTNSVFLQRLLEHWCNHYNWRDQERRINQLPQFMTEVNGQAIHFLHQRGKGHKPMPLVITHGWPGSFLEMEQLLPLLTDPAANGGDAADAFDVVVPSLPGYGCSPAPIQAGTGSKQIAALWKALMEQLGYDRFGAQGGDIGAGVSMWLARDHPPQIIGAHLNYIPGSYRPPLGRGQDSLSEKEQEFLDRSSHFSATEGAYAALQSTKPQTLAFALADSPIGLAAWIVEKFQAWVDHPDDLEQVLSFDTILNDISLYWFSGNLQASLRLYKENRQNPLTFEPWERVDPPLGVTLFPKELPMPPRSWVARVFNVHHWEHAAHGGHFAALEQPQILAEEIRAFFRPLRG, from the coding sequence ATGCCCATCCGACCGTTTACGTTGGCCGTCACTGATGCTCAGCTAAGTGACCTTCATCAGCGACTACGCAATTCACGCTTCCCTGATGCCCTAAAGCCAGACAGCTGGGAGGATGGTACCAATTCAGTTTTTCTTCAGCGTCTCCTTGAACATTGGTGCAACCACTATAATTGGCGAGATCAAGAGCGACGGATCAATCAGCTGCCGCAGTTCATGACTGAGGTCAATGGCCAAGCCATTCATTTCCTGCACCAGCGCGGAAAAGGGCACAAGCCCATGCCTCTGGTTATCACCCACGGCTGGCCAGGTTCATTCCTGGAAATGGAACAGTTGCTCCCGCTACTCACCGACCCTGCTGCCAACGGTGGTGATGCCGCTGACGCATTTGATGTGGTGGTGCCCTCTCTTCCTGGCTACGGCTGCTCGCCTGCACCGATCCAAGCGGGGACAGGCTCAAAACAGATTGCGGCGCTCTGGAAAGCGCTCATGGAGCAGCTGGGGTACGATCGTTTTGGTGCCCAGGGAGGGGATATCGGCGCAGGCGTTTCAATGTGGCTCGCCCGTGATCATCCACCCCAAATTATCGGCGCTCATCTCAATTACATTCCTGGGAGCTATCGGCCGCCACTAGGTCGCGGCCAAGATAGTTTGAGCGAGAAAGAACAGGAATTCTTGGATAGGAGCAGCCACTTTTCTGCCACTGAGGGCGCCTATGCGGCGTTGCAGAGCACGAAACCCCAGACACTTGCTTTCGCATTGGCGGACTCACCAATAGGGCTGGCGGCGTGGATAGTCGAAAAATTTCAGGCATGGGTTGATCATCCCGACGATCTAGAGCAGGTATTGTCGTTCGACACGATTCTCAACGATATTTCCCTGTACTGGTTTAGCGGGAACCTACAGGCAAGCTTACGTCTATATAAGGAAAATCGGCAAAACCCACTGACGTTCGAGCCTTGGGAACGGGTCGATCCGCCATTAGGCGTAACACTATTCCCTAAGGAGCTGCCTATGCCGCCGCGTAGTTGGGTCGCACGTGTATTCAACGTGCATCACTGGGAACATGCTGCCCATGGCGGTCATTTCGCAGCGTTGGAGCAGCCTCAGATTCTGGCGGAGGAAATCAGGGCATTCTTCAGGCCCTTGCGCGGATAG
- a CDS encoding CHC2 zinc finger domain-containing protein encodes MARIPEAELERLKREVSLVRLIQSQGHELKKRGKDWVMCCVFHDESTPSLSVSDEKNLYHCFGCGAAGSVLDWVMKTQGVSLPHAVQLLRNDAPLENTEKVGVSRSHARHLPSLAAGSSASAASEVEDAALLRSVVEFYHANFKQSPEALTYLVSRGLNHPELIEHFQLGYANKTLTYRLPAGHTQAGRQMREQLQTLGVLRSTGHEHLNGCVVVPVLGLEDGAQPEQSGRVMQLYGRRMQPNNKLHNQPRHLYLATPLRGVWNEAALLASLEIILCESLIDAMTFWCAGFRNVISAYGVNGFSQDHWQALKHHGTQRVVIAFDRDPAGDAAAEKLAEELRSAGIEVFRLLFPQGMDANAFALQVENPAQALGELLQQALWQGKGTPVLVEPETSFSLAAAPQATAELPPMPGVSDSETLTVAGPVSESETFSENAQGDLLLAVADRRWRVRGWKKNLGPEQMRVNVQVRREVAEDHVQGREAAYYVDSFDLYAAKARYSYLKQASIELGVPEEIIKRDLGKLLLKLEGLQEASIQAALAPKNPTPKLSAEDELAALNLLRAPNLIERIEADLTRCGVVGESYNLLAGYFAAVSRKLDQPLAVLIQSSSAAGKSSLMDAVLNLMPEEERIQYSAMTGQSLFYLGETDLQHKILAIAEEEGVRQAAYALKLLQSDGELTIASTGKDEATGNLITKQYTVKGPVMLMLTTTAIDVDEELLNRCLVLTINESREQTEAIHAAQRKKQTLDGLLADAEKQAITRLHQNAQRLIKTVAVVNPFADQLTFLSDKTRTRRDHMKYLTLIRCIALLHQHQRPIKHVEHRGKSLAYIEVTKGDIVLANRLAHDILGRTLDELPPQTRRLLELLQGWVEARSQAQGLKEKEFRFGRKDVREATGWGDTQLKIHLGRLTELEYLLLHRKGLAHEYTLTYDGKSGNQPHLMGLIDADQLDNTSARSGDSEKRSDSDRAIVGTQSDTLNHAQSHAISGLEAEAVGLNEKPLLQPLLKNHSALSSAV; translated from the coding sequence ATGGCTCGCATCCCCGAAGCTGAACTGGAACGCCTCAAGCGCGAGGTGTCACTGGTTCGGCTGATCCAGTCGCAGGGCCATGAGCTGAAAAAGCGCGGTAAGGATTGGGTGATGTGCTGCGTGTTCCATGACGAAAGCACGCCCAGCCTGTCAGTCTCCGACGAGAAAAACCTCTATCACTGCTTCGGCTGCGGGGCCGCAGGTTCGGTGCTCGATTGGGTGATGAAAACCCAGGGCGTGTCGTTGCCGCACGCGGTCCAACTGTTGCGCAACGACGCACCGTTGGAGAACACGGAAAAAGTTGGCGTGTCGCGCAGTCATGCTCGACACCTCCCTTCTTTAGCCGCTGGCTCTTCGGCTTCTGCTGCTTCCGAGGTCGAAGACGCGGCGCTGCTGCGTTCGGTGGTCGAGTTCTATCACGCCAATTTCAAGCAATCACCCGAAGCGCTGACCTATCTGGTGTCTCGCGGCCTGAACCATCCCGAACTGATCGAGCATTTTCAGCTGGGTTATGCCAATAAAACCCTGACTTACCGCTTGCCCGCTGGGCATACCCAGGCCGGGCGCCAAATGCGGGAGCAATTGCAGACCTTGGGGGTTTTGCGCTCCACCGGTCACGAACATTTAAACGGTTGTGTGGTCGTGCCGGTGTTGGGTCTGGAAGACGGCGCCCAGCCAGAGCAATCCGGGCGAGTGATGCAGCTTTACGGACGACGGATGCAGCCGAACAACAAGCTGCACAATCAGCCCCGGCATTTGTACTTGGCCACGCCGTTGCGCGGAGTCTGGAATGAAGCTGCATTGTTGGCCAGTCTGGAAATTATTCTCTGTGAGTCGCTGATCGACGCCATGACCTTTTGGTGTGCGGGTTTTCGCAACGTCATCAGTGCTTATGGCGTGAACGGTTTTTCCCAAGACCATTGGCAGGCCCTGAAACACCATGGCACCCAGCGGGTGGTGATTGCCTTCGACCGTGATCCAGCGGGAGACGCAGCAGCAGAAAAATTGGCCGAGGAACTGCGCTCTGCCGGCATCGAAGTGTTTCGCTTGTTGTTTCCGCAAGGCATGGACGCCAACGCTTTCGCCTTGCAGGTGGAAAACCCGGCCCAGGCGCTGGGCGAACTGTTGCAACAGGCGCTGTGGCAGGGCAAAGGCACGCCGGTTTTGGTCGAGCCAGAAACCTCTTTTTCTTTAGCCGCTGCGCCGCAGGCAACCGCCGAGTTGCCACCGATGCCGGGTGTTTCCGATTCGGAAACTTTGACCGTAGCGGGGCCAGTTTCCGAATCGGAAACTTTCAGCGAAAACGCCCAGGGCGATCTTTTGTTGGCCGTGGCCGACCGCCGATGGCGGGTGCGCGGCTGGAAAAAGAACCTCGGCCCGGAACAAATGCGGGTCAATGTGCAGGTGCGCCGCGAGGTCGCAGAAGACCACGTACAGGGCCGCGAAGCGGCCTATTACGTGGACAGCTTCGACCTGTACGCGGCCAAGGCCCGATACAGTTATTTGAAACAGGCGAGTATTGAGTTGGGCGTGCCGGAAGAAATCATCAAGCGCGACCTGGGCAAACTGTTGCTCAAGCTGGAAGGTTTGCAGGAAGCCTCAATCCAGGCGGCACTGGCCCCGAAAAATCCTACTCCGAAGCTGAGCGCGGAGGATGAACTGGCCGCGTTGAACCTGTTGCGTGCGCCGAATTTGATCGAGCGCATCGAGGCGGATTTGACCCGTTGCGGTGTCGTCGGTGAGTCCTACAACCTGCTGGCCGGTTACTTTGCGGCGGTTTCTCGCAAGCTGGATCAGCCTTTGGCCGTGTTGATTCAGTCATCAAGCGCGGCGGGCAAAAGCTCGCTGATGGACGCGGTTCTAAATCTGATGCCAGAAGAAGAACGCATCCAGTACAGCGCCATGACCGGCCAGAGTCTGTTTTACCTCGGCGAAACGGATCTGCAACACAAGATCCTGGCCATCGCCGAAGAGGAGGGTGTACGCCAAGCGGCCTATGCCCTGAAACTGCTGCAATCGGATGGCGAATTGACCATTGCCAGCACCGGCAAGGATGAAGCCACCGGCAACTTGATCACCAAGCAATACACGGTCAAAGGCCCGGTGATGCTGATGCTCACCACCACGGCCATCGACGTGGACGAAGAATTGCTCAACCGGTGTTTGGTGCTGACCATCAACGAAAGCCGCGAGCAAACCGAAGCGATCCATGCGGCCCAACGTAAAAAACAAACCCTCGACGGCCTGCTGGCCGACGCTGAAAAACAGGCGATTACTCGCCTGCATCAGAACGCCCAGCGGCTGATTAAAACCGTGGCGGTGGTCAATCCGTTCGCGGATCAGCTGACTTTTCTTTCGGACAAAACCCGGACCCGGCGTGACCACATGAAATACCTGACGTTGATTCGCTGCATTGCCTTGCTGCATCAGCATCAACGCCCGATCAAACACGTCGAGCATCGCGGAAAATCCTTGGCATACATCGAGGTCACGAAGGGCGACATTGTGTTGGCCAACCGGCTGGCCCACGACATTCTTGGGCGCACCCTGGACGAACTACCGCCGCAAACGCGGCGGTTGCTGGAGCTGTTGCAAGGCTGGGTCGAGGCCCGAAGTCAGGCGCAGGGACTCAAAGAAAAAGAGTTTCGGTTCGGTCGCAAGGACGTGCGCGAGGCCACTGGCTGGGGGGATACCCAGTTGAAAATCCACTTGGGCCGACTGACCGAACTGGAATACCTGCTGCTGCACCGCAAGGGGTTAGCCCATGAATACACCCTCACGTATGACGGCAAAAGTGGCAACCAACCGCACCTGATGGGCTTGATCGATGCCGACCAACTCGACAACACATCCGCTCGGTCGGGGGATTCAGAAAAACGGTCGGACTCAGATCGGGCCATAGTCGGTACTCAGTCGGACACCCTCAACCACGCGCAAAGCCACGCCATTTCTGGTCTTGAGGCCGAAGCGGTCGGCCTGAACGAAAAACCACTGCTCCAGCCGTTATTAAAAAACCACTCCGCGTTGTCCAGCGCCGTCTAA
- a CDS encoding RNA 2'-phosphotransferase, giving the protein MNSKQLNEISKFLSYVLRHEPQSIGLQLDMEGWAEIDLLIAGAAKEGRVLDRELILDIVSSSDKKRFAISNDAQYIRAVQGHSTESVNLQYIEKEPPQILYHGTATRFLESIQQQGLIAGSRHHVHLSQDVATAIAVGQRYGKPVVLKIEALRMYQQGLKFFQSENGVWLTDHVPILFIHQE; this is encoded by the coding sequence ATGAACAGTAAGCAGCTCAACGAAATTAGCAAATTTCTCAGCTATGTATTGCGACATGAACCGCAGTCCATTGGACTTCAGCTAGACATGGAGGGCTGGGCAGAAATTGATTTATTAATTGCAGGCGCAGCTAAGGAAGGGCGTGTTCTAGATCGCGAACTGATCCTGGATATTGTCAGCAGCAGCGATAAAAAGCGTTTTGCTATTTCTAACGATGCGCAATACATTCGCGCCGTGCAGGGCCATTCAACTGAAAGTGTAAACCTCCAGTATATTGAGAAAGAGCCACCCCAGATTTTGTACCACGGAACAGCCACTCGCTTTCTAGAGTCAATTCAGCAGCAAGGGCTAATTGCGGGCTCTCGCCATCATGTGCATCTATCTCAAGACGTAGCCACAGCCATAGCCGTCGGACAGCGATATGGAAAACCTGTGGTGCTAAAAATTGAAGCCCTGCGGATGTACCAGCAGGGCCTCAAGTTTTTTCAGTCTGAGAATGGCGTATGGTTAACGGATCACGTTCCTATACTTTTTATACATCAGGAATAA
- a CDS encoding DUF6990 domain-containing protein, with the protein MKEKDVVSILKEQGWVCSKDEVGDYFCVTDVGGVQLQVIPSVGKRSDHFRVSLMPSISSKEFSEAVSLILGDGGSNAPIIVSNEAPEKLSDFSSDDVIRLSEKAMSWARSQSIEEGLTVYRQLPTDVKGAMPIRHLAALAIAGDTGCLDEYKKNFEKGDRLGFVPYITSDMIDRALMIAKKNK; encoded by the coding sequence ATGAAAGAAAAAGATGTTGTTTCAATCTTGAAGGAGCAGGGCTGGGTTTGTAGCAAGGATGAAGTTGGTGATTATTTTTGCGTCACCGATGTCGGAGGGGTTCAACTTCAGGTTATCCCATCTGTGGGTAAACGCTCGGACCATTTTCGGGTTTCGCTTATGCCCTCCATTTCCTCCAAAGAATTTTCGGAGGCTGTTTCTCTTATATTGGGTGATGGCGGTAGTAATGCTCCGATTATAGTTAGCAATGAAGCTCCGGAGAAATTGTCTGATTTTTCTAGTGATGATGTTATTAGGTTGTCGGAGAAGGCTATGTCTTGGGCTCGTTCTCAGAGTATTGAGGAGGGGTTGACGGTTTATAGACAGCTCCCAACTGATGTTAAAGGTGCAATGCCTATCCGACATTTGGCGGCTCTAGCAATAGCTGGTGATACTGGATGTTTAGACGAATACAAGAAAAATTTTGAGAAGGGAGATAGGCTCGGATTTGTGCCTTACATTACTTCCGATATGATTGATCGAGCACTCATGATAGCCAAAAAAAATAAATAA
- a CDS encoding barstar family protein → MLPFTFVETPPSYDAAKVFYVRIDPTIRITEELIRSLYYLLWLPGYFGFNWDALYDCLRDLSWVPCHKIVLVHESLPGLPRDDLKVYLEILRDSVLDWVADDGHEIEVVFRDTDRVVIEGLLKS, encoded by the coding sequence ATGTTGCCATTCACGTTTGTGGAAACCCCGCCTTCATATGACGCGGCCAAAGTTTTTTATGTGCGGATTGACCCCACCATTCGGATCACGGAGGAACTGATAAGATCGTTGTATTACCTACTTTGGTTGCCGGGGTACTTTGGATTTAACTGGGATGCCTTGTATGACTGCTTAAGGGATCTCAGCTGGGTTCCGTGTCACAAAATCGTCCTTGTGCATGAGTCTCTGCCAGGATTACCAAGAGACGACCTAAAAGTATACCTAGAAATTTTGCGTGACTCGGTCCTTGATTGGGTTGCTGACGATGGACACGAGATAGAAGTAGTCTTCAGAGATACTGATAGAGTTGTGATCGAAGGTTTGCTGAAAAGTTAG
- a CDS encoding helix-turn-helix transcriptional regulator, producing the protein MPGIDHHQGLFWMSFTERFLRLRKQHSLTQQQMADTVGIHITQVKRYESGEAQPSLEVLKKVAVAFNVSTDWLVFEENEREPQDELKLKFEAVVQMDEDERRSVLALLDAMILKHQTKRFFVPSTESKQQP; encoded by the coding sequence ATGCCAGGCATCGACCACCACCAAGGCTTGTTCTGGATGAGCTTCACTGAACGCTTCTTGCGACTACGCAAGCAACACAGCCTGACCCAACAGCAAATGGCTGACACCGTGGGAATCCATATCACCCAGGTAAAACGCTATGAATCCGGTGAAGCCCAACCATCGCTTGAGGTGCTCAAGAAGGTGGCTGTGGCCTTTAATGTCTCCACCGATTGGCTGGTGTTTGAAGAAAACGAGCGCGAACCGCAGGACGAGCTAAAGCTCAAATTCGAAGCTGTGGTGCAAATGGACGAGGACGAACGACGCTCTGTGCTCGCCCTACTCGATGCGATGATTTTGAAACACCAGACAAAACGATTTTTTGTACCCAGTACAGAGTCAAAACAGCAACCATGA